The sequence ATAAACAATTGTCGTTACGTCACCAAACTTATCTCGTAAATAAGTTTCTACTTCAACTAAATCCTCAGGAGTTTTACCTATAAAAAAGACTTTTTCTGTCCCACGTCCATGATGTTTAGAGAAATCGACAACGTTATAATCAAATCCAGATTCTTTGTGGAACTGACGCATTGCAGGAATATCTTTATTAGTAAACCAACCTTCATCTTGATAGCTATTCATGCATACTTTGGAAGTATCAAATGGCGTTTTGTAAAGCTCGAGAACTAATTCTTCAGGCAAGCTGTTGCTATAAAGCAAATTACCCTGTAAATCCCGTACTCGAGCACCATTTGATGTAATCATAACCGCACGCTCCGCACCAATTTTTCCAAGAATGGATGACACATCAGTATGGTTACGCCCCGTTGCCAAAATGATATCCACGCCATTTTGCTCTAATGCTCTCAACGTATCAATGGTAAGATCACCGACTAAATGTTCAGGTGTTAAAAGGGTGCCATCTAAATCAGACACTATTGCTCGAAAAGGTAAATTCATAAAAACCTCAAAAAATAATTTGCGGTTATCATATCACTAAATATACAAATTGCCCTTGTCTAAGATCAATGTATAAAAAACCGTAATAAAAATAACCGCACTTTATTAAGGATTAAGGCATTAAATCAACTGATATATTTCCTTTCATTTGACAGCAGCACGCTAAAACATAACCTTGTTTAATTTCATCTTCTGTCAGCGGTCCGTTTGAACTCACTTCATAATCACCACTCACCACTAAAGTTTTACAAGAACCACAAATACCTTCTCTACAGGCGGCAATAATCGGTGCTTTATGCTCTTCCAAAGCAGCTAACAATGTTTTTCCAACAGGTACAGAAAAAGTTTGAGGTACTGGATTAGTAATAGAAAGCGTCACTTGTTTACTATTATCTAACATACAATTTTCTGCTGAAGAATGAAATTGCTCTAAAAAGAAACGCTCAGATGGGATACCAAGGGATTCTGTCATCGCACGTAAATC comes from Haemophilus haemolyticus and encodes:
- a CDS encoding Cof-type HAD-IIB family hydrolase → MNLPFRAIVSDLDGTLLTPEHLVGDLTIDTLRALEQNGVDIILATGRNHTDVSSILGKIGAERAVMITSNGARVRDLQGNLLYSNSLPEELVLELYKTPFDTSKVCMNSYQDEGWFTNKDIPAMRQFHKESGFDYNVVDFSKHHGRGTEKVFFIGKTPEDLVEVETYLRDKFGDVTTIVYSALACLEVMNKNVSKGDALKHLLESREYELKDCIAFGDGMNDVEMLSWSGKGCIMQDADVRLKKACPELEVIGSNKEESVARYLRTQFGLDY